taggttacattaaaaatggatcacacgggcacacacgagcgtgtgggcccatttttaccAGAATGTTTcgaaggttgcacgggtcgcccaagtcgactgtgagcctactgtaaggtcggtaagcaCTACTTAGACCCAtgaatgtgtgaaattgactaAATGATTTCTGTACTaagcatgttaatatctgaaccgaatatatgtactgaaattacataatagcatatcatccattgtatgttccattgcattgggttggggattGTTATTCGGAGGAACTGTACTGAAAGACTTTAAGCCCAATTTACTGGCAGTTTAGCTGCAAACTActattttgtgccgcattcggtactgcTTGGAGtatagggatgggtgggttgattatatccccacatgtaGTGttgggttggacggagatggtgtgtagaggctggatgggtaggattttgctactgCATAACTATTattgctactgatactgtgatggacTAAGGCTAAAAAGGGTACTGTGAAAaatgattgtttgtttgtttcttcgAGATTATGCACTGATTTTATGTAAACTCACACTTTTTTGTTTAATGTACACaagtaatccccagacttagacGGATCGGTGCGATGGAAGACTCAGTGGTGACCACagtaatttttggacttcatggttttcaatttacgttttatgatttaattattattgattatttgggttgtaatttaaggaccctcttgaactttggttttaaattttgggtatttatttatttattttattttatggatttatacctgctggtcgtaggaaattcagttttcaaaaagttaaagtagtttctaaacgcatgatcacttaaactattttattaaagcttctGCAACaagggatgtttcaaaacaaatgttttaaatgaataaagggaacttcctaagttctaacaaaggtttactaaagataataacatggaatgttttcaacgtaacgacgaggtttcaaaaacactatcgtgtgacattACCAGATACGGCTATAACGTCTAGGCTTGGTTTGCGGCGTTACATTTAGTGGTCTGAAAGAGCTGAATTTGAGATGGAGACGGTGGTTAGAGATACTAAAAGATTATGACATGGCTATTGATTACCACCTGGGGAAGGCTAATGTGGTTGCAGATGAACTTAGTCGAAAGTCGTCATTGTTTGCACTTCGAGCGATGAATGCTCATTTGTCTCTTAATGAAGACGGTTCTGTATTAGCAAAATTAAGAACGAAACCTATGTTCCTTCAACGAATTCAAGAGTTGCAAGATAATGATCCAAAATTGGTGTTGAAACGACAAATGGTTCGGGACAAGTTGAGTTCAGAGTATACCATTGATGATAATGGTATGTTACGTTATCACAATAGAATTTGTGTtccaaataattcaaatttgaaaaatgacattctttTTGAAGCTCACAGTAACATGTATTCCATTCATCCAGGTAGTACAAAAATGTACTGTGATTTGAAAAgaatgtattggtggccaggtaCGAAACGGGAGATTTGTGAATTTGTGGCaaagtgtttgatttgtcaacaaGTCAAAGTAGAATATCAGGTACCAACGGGTTTGTTACAACTTGTCGTGATACCTAAGTGGAAATGGGAGcatgtcacgatggattttgcaTCTAGATTACCTGTGactccgagaaagaaagattcaatctaggtgattgttgatagattgactaaatcgGCACATATTATCTCAGTCAGAATAGACTTTTCGCTTAAGAAGTTAGCAGAATTGTATATATCAGAGATTATGAAGATACATGAGGTTCCTACATCCATTATTTCAGATCGAGATCCGAGGtttacatcgagattttggagtaaattGTAAGAAGCTCTAGGTACAAAGCTAAATTTCAGCACTGCGTTTCATCTTCAGACTGACGGGCAGTCAGA
The Gossypium raimondii isolate GPD5lz chromosome 8, ASM2569854v1, whole genome shotgun sequence DNA segment above includes these coding regions:
- the LOC128042995 gene encoding uncharacterized protein LOC128042995, with product MAIDYHLGKANVVADELSRKSSLFALRAMNAHLSLNEDGSVLAKLRTKPMFLQRIQELQDNDPKLVLKRQMVRDKLSSEYTIDDNGSTKMYCDLKRMYWWPGTKREICEFVAKCLICQQVKVEYQIEIRGLHRDFGVNCKKL